Proteins co-encoded in one Waddlia chondrophila WSU 86-1044 genomic window:
- the mnhG gene encoding monovalent cation/H(+) antiporter subunit G, translating to MTDWVSGFLLMSGSFFMLVASIGVVKFPDVYARIHAITKATSLGMILLLAAAVVLFPMPLVFLEVVATLLFIVMTAPVGSHMISRIAYKMKVSKKGMPDIGDEVDS from the coding sequence ATGACTGACTGGGTGTCGGGCTTTTTGCTCATGAGCGGTTCATTCTTTATGTTGGTGGCTTCCATCGGCGTTGTGAAGTTTCCGGATGTCTATGCGCGCATACATGCGATTACGAAGGCAACTTCTCTCGGAATGATTTTACTGCTTGCTGCAGCTGTTGTCCTTTTTCCCATGCCGCTGGTTTTTCTTGAGGTCGTTGCAACCCTGCTGTTTATTGTGATGACTGCTCCCGTCGGCTCGCATATGATTTCCAGGATCGCTTACAAAATGAAGGTTTCTAAGAAAGGGATGCCAGACATCGGTGATGAAGTAGATTCATGA
- a CDS encoding monovalent cation/H+ antiporter complex subunit F, whose amino-acid sequence MINFFPFAVFFSSACLTLSLFLGMYQLLTGPTLPDRIVVLDLVASLVMGLIIVYAAKTGETVYLNAVVVIALLSYMSNIAFAKYLRRQIDD is encoded by the coding sequence ATGATCAATTTTTTTCCATTTGCAGTGTTTTTTAGCTCTGCCTGTTTAACCCTTTCGCTTTTTTTGGGGATGTACCAGTTATTGACCGGTCCGACGCTTCCCGATAGGATTGTTGTTTTGGACCTTGTCGCTTCATTGGTTATGGGGTTGATCATCGTATATGCTGCCAAAACAGGTGAAACGGTTTACTTAAACGCTGTCGTTGTCATTGCTTTGCTTTCATACATGAGCAACATTGCATTTGCGAAATACTTAAGGAGGCAAATTGATGACTGA
- a CDS encoding Na+/H+ antiporter subunit E encodes MRILRIFGFLIYYLKEIVIASLSIAWDILTPSDSLEPGVVEVPIDLKKEISIFALFNLISMTPGSLSLDYSADKKVIYVHVLYLHDQAAFIHKTKEELEKKIQLIFEP; translated from the coding sequence ATGCGCATTTTAAGAATCTTTGGGTTTCTCATTTATTATCTGAAAGAAATTGTCATTGCCAGTTTGTCTATTGCCTGGGATATCTTGACGCCGTCAGATTCCCTGGAACCGGGGGTTGTAGAGGTTCCGATCGATTTGAAAAAAGAGATCTCTATTTTTGCGCTGTTTAACCTCATCTCCATGACCCCTGGAAGCTTAAGCTTGGATTATTCCGCTGACAAGAAAGTCATTTATGTCCATGTTCTCTATCTTCACGATCAAGCAGCTTTCATCCATAAAACTAAAGAGGAGTTGGAGAAAAAAATCCAGCTGATATTTGAACCATGA